The nucleotide sequence ATTGTGAAAAGATTCAAAATCAATTAATAAGAATGGCTTTTCAGGCCTCCTCGGTCCATCTCTGACTTAAGCCAATCTTGGGTGCTCAGCTCCCCTTCTACCATGTCTGGAACTCAGTCTCACCTTGTGAGTACTTACCCAAGGACAAGGCCTCTTCTCCCTGCTAACACACTGGATAGAGGTAGCTTGCTAGACAGTCCCACATTTTGCCATAAGAATGAACTTCCTTCCAGATCAGACAGCGGAGTCTGACAACCAGGCCTGTTGCCTGTAAGGGGACAGGTCCAGCCCAGGTACAGTCCTTCCATCTGTTTCCATCCAGTTGAGGGAATCAACTATGTCTGACCACATGCTCAGATACAcatagttttctgttactataacaaaatacctaagactaGGTAATTCATTAAAAGTAGATTCATGTTGCTCATGATTCAGAAGGCTGGAAAGTGCAAGAGCATGGAACTGTCATCTGGTCAGCACTTGgtaagggccttcttgctgcatcatgaTATGGCAGAGGGAGGCATCCCATGGTGAGATGGAGCAAGTGGGCCAGAAAAAGCTCACTTTGATAACAAATCACCTCTGCATAGCCCATTGGCTGCTATCTGTGAACGGTCCCACCTCTCAAGGGTTCTACCTTTTAATGCCATTAACATAAGGATTTCTAATACATGAACttggggggacacattcaaataaTAGCACACACCCTTGCAGGGAATAGGAAGCAGTGGACCCAGAATGGTAGGAGAGCTACCCCTAAACCTATTATGAAGATAAAGGATTAGTCATACATGTGAGGTCCCCAGAGTTATTGATTGGGAGGTTATAAAGGGGCACCAGGATGGACTTTGGTGACCTATAAGGAAGAACTGCTAACAACTTTCTGCTTACCTTTGTTGCTTTCTCCAGTGACTGGCACACATAATGacctaaattatttcttaaactgAGAATAGTTGAGGCAGAGCCctctaaaaatgaaatatgtaactTTAAGAAGGTAGCAGGTTTCCCTGTCATCGCTGACATTCACAGAGATGACACGTGTTTTATTCAGCATGCTTCAAGAGAGTAGGGGACACTCAGTAACTTTGGATGATCCCTTCTTAAGTCTGAGATTCTGTGAAGTTTAATCATCAATATCAGTGAAATTTAAcctgaatatttttctcaaagtaatttctctttaatttgcCTCATTTGAAATTCGAAGAAGAAATAATTCCCAGTTAGTGACAGAGGAgccaatttcattttctgtgtatgTCTCTGCATTCGTGGGATTTATCCAAAGTCATATGAGATGGGAGAACCATCTAGCAACAGAATCCCTCTCTAGTGAGACCCCTTAGAAGCACCAAACAGTTGTTCATATCTTCAGGCTATTCTCTATCACCATGGCAACAAGTTTCATTCCTCCTGGATATTCTGAATGGAGCTGTAAAAATAAGATTCGGGGGCTGGGATCTGGAGTGCAAGAACAAGTTTTCATCTTGAGGAAAAAGAGCTGCCAATAATTcttgtcaaaataattttttcattttatttaacaagaTGACTTCGAATGTACACAATTGGTTTATGAACACAGTGTAAAATATTTCCATCATCATTGAAATCTAATAATTATGAAGTAAGCCTGGACATGAATAATAAACTTGTTTTACCCAAGAACGTGATTGTGCTTCAGCTGATCTGGTGTTTCTGAGGTATTAACTGATTTCCCACATGCGTGGAAGCCCTGTAGGCGGCCACCAGTGTGTGGGTCTTCCCACCACAATCAGGCCAGTCATTCACACAAGTTAGTGCTCGGGTGTGTGAGAAACATGCTGATCACAACAGTCATTCCTTCATGGAGTTATTAACTTATGAATACATTTCCACATGCAGAAACACCATTTTTGCTGCTATAGTACAGCATTATCTACTTTCCTTCCATTTAAAAGGTGAAGGCAAATGTCCTTGTTTGGGGACAAAAAATATGCAGAGACATGCTCCTTTCTCTATCACATGGGCTTATGGAACTGCAAAGGGCTAAGTACAGCCTGCAGACTCTGACAAAGATCTACAGTCCTTAAAAAGAGTGACGTCCCTTCTGTGTCACAGGTAAGTGACAAATTGTTTTGCTAGAACACTACTGGACTCTGTGGTCTGTtgataaattcaataataaataatatataaaaattctttatacgAATATATCTTTTacttaaagaatataaattagaaaGATTACTAAAACATTTAGTAATAGTTTTGAAATAAAcgtttttatcattaatttcccAGACCAGAAATGGTACACTGGAAAAGAATTTGGCACTTTGAGGCTAACTCTTTGAGGAATCactgaattaatatttttgacatttaGAGAGCAGTTGGTCCAATGACAGATTTATCCAATCAGGTCTCTGAATTGGTGAATCTGTCAAGGCAAAGGGTACGTTTAGATGGAACGCACCTGTTTGGGTGGAATCTAATTCAGTTCCACCTCCATTCACTGAGTAGCAATCATATCCCCTCACAACTGGACAGTATTTGCCTTTCATGATAAAAAGGACAATGTCAGCTTATGAAATGGCATGGCAGTTTATTGGTTAGTTATTCTCTGGAACATCTGCACTTCAGTTAAAATGATACTATTTACaaatcagtaaatatatgaaGAGGCTCACAGCATACCTACAAGACACAAATATACAAAGTTGTGGCAAGCTTATGGCAAGACTCCTTAAAATAACAGGACTTTTAGATGCAAAAAAGTAAGAGATGGAAATACAGGCCTTACATGCTAAGAATTTGGCACTTTGAGCCATATTCTGGGGCAGGGTACTATTTGAAATGCATAGAAGAAGGAGGGAatcacaaacataaaaataaaatatttggtattctacactatattacaaaaataaatatatccatCAATAAATAGTAGGAAGCCTAGAAACTGTTATATGACTGTTTTGGTTGTGAGCTGCCCAAGTGCCTCTGCTACAATTTTTCTCAGGAGTTTAGGCTTATCAACTCCAGTGCTCATAAATCTGCCatagaagttttttgtttgtttgtttgttttgttttgttttaaggaagagaaagaaaagactggtGTGGGCTATAGCCAAAGATCTTTGAGCAAAGAAAACATTAGGATGTTCTAAGGATCTGAAAATTGTTTGGCTTCATACTAATACAGAGGAGTTGCAGGTGTTCTGATAGAAGCAGGGAGAATCCTCTACgtactttttcttttcactttttgatcaaagaaatgaaataatgataattatGCAACTATAAGTAAGAACACCATAGAAACACAGGCTTATATCTAGACTGCAGTAAATGGAGCAACATCGGGGATACACAGTCTGATTGCAGACGACCTGGATTTTCACCTCCTTTTTAGAGCACAGGGATTATAAGGATTCTCAAGAAACCTGGTAGAGCCAGCAGTGGCACCTGGGATGAAGGGACTGTCACCCGGTCAGCCTTCTAATGTCAACCTGCTAATGTCAGTGGTGTGTTGGGGCTGCCACACACACAGCTCCCTAGAGCTGTCTTATATTTTCAGGATGTTTGCAAACCAAATGTCATCACAACGGTAGCTTGAAGTAGGCCGTGATGAAAGTTCACACTATTGAGGCTTTTTCCCACCCTGGAATGCTGGTTGTAAAGCATTTACCAGCACACCATACCTTATGTGttttagacataaaaataaataaaatttaccaaagaCTATCCTATTCAGTTAATAGATTTTACTGCATACCTATTACAGTGtcctttagaaaagaaaaaaaaaaattgagaagtacCGTGGAGTATTGAGACTATGTGTTGTACCATGGAGTATGAAAGATGCACCATCTTCCACAGAGGATGATGAGAGAAGCTACTCAAAGTCAGCTACACATACATGACGTACATGCATGTGCTCACATGTTACATGGAACCATTCCAGAAATGAGTGATTCTGAGTACTATGGTCATCTCGAATTGTCAATCAACATATTTCCATTGATAGTCAAAATATCACTCTTCCAGGGGCAAAGAATTCCCTAGGATTTGCCCTCTGGGCACTAATGGACAATAAATGTATAGGGTTGAGCCCCAAGTTGGGGAAAGGATCTTCAAAATAGCTTTCCTCACCTCTTCTTCTAGGGCAATATGAGTCTATGACCTTAAGAGCTTTATGAAAAGGAAGCCGATCGTTTTCcagggttaaaaataaaaagtgcaagGCTTCTTAGTGAAGTGTTCTGCAGGGTGTGACCACGTTCCCTCTTCCAGTGTGAATCATCTGTGTCTCCTGCCTAGAGACATCAGGATGGCGTGGGACCAGCTGGGCTCTGGTTCCTCCTGCATAGAGCCCATGGTTCTGCATGGGCACACTAAAGCTGGAGGCAGAATCTCAATGTCCTTTCAACCTACCATCTGGGAGGACCTAGCTGGGAAGAAGGCAGAAGGCGAAGAACGGGAAAGTGGGAGGGTTTTTACCATGGAGTTAAACTGATCTCAAAATTCAAGTGTAGCTTCTCAGTCATTTGCTCATGTGTGTATTCATGcatttaaatgtattcatttggACTCTGGtgttctttttcttgtatttaattATTCTTCatgaataaaacatggaataAAGGATATCattaaaatcaacaaattaaataTCATGGGGAAATCTAGAAATGAGATCACTAACTCCTTTCTCCTTAAGAGCAAATGCTGTTATCTCCTTGCGGCTCACAGCAGGGCAACGAAAACAGAGGACACAGATAATTGGCGAAGGATGTGAGACAAGAAGCAAGAGGGAAGAACTAAGataaagagagaaagcagaggtgCGGAGGCAAAGGAGAAAGTTTAGGAGGCAAAGACAAATAGTTAAGGAAGTGAAGAGTCTGACAAACGGTTCCCTTCtgatttcccttctctttttctttgatcattttatttcatccCAAAGATGTGATGCTCCACTTAGAACTGCTTTCGATTTTACAGACTCGTCTGAGGACAGCATCTGTATCCTTCCCACTGTCTTCCTCTCTCAACCGCTCTACACCCGCAGCTATGAAGACCAGCACTCCTCACCTCGCTTCCTAGCATCTGAGTTCATCCCGAAGTCCCCTCTGTAGTCAGTTCTTGACCAGGCGCTGCCCTTTAGAGCACTTCAGTCCCCGTGGGCTCATTCTTTGCTATGATACCTCTGGGGCTCCTGCCTCCTGGAGCTGTTTAGTTTCGGTAGTTATCTTAGCAAACTTCCCTTCTAGCATGCAGCCTCCTTCACCTGGCCTTCCGCTCTGAGCCTTGGTAGAGACTCAACTGACAACAACTACACTTTCCAGAGTATTTCAGATACTCTAAAGATAACAGAATATCTTCAGATACCTTCCTGCAATAGTTAATACTTCCTATGATGGTTAAATTCCTAATGCAAACTTTTGTGACCTAAACCCTATTCAAGGAAGAGGTGACTGAGAACGTACCATTGGCTTTTCATACATAAACATTTGAGTGAGACATACATGTATGTGAGTATTATCTTTCTCTATAGAACCAAAAGGTCATCCTAAGTTCATGTatatccacatatatatatacacacatatttgtgTTTTGATGCTGTGGTTTGCTAGGGGTTGCTCTTTCCAAATTGATTTGGTGATAAGTACTGTGGCTTGCCATTCCTATTAAAGACAGAATTGCCAGGAAATGTCAAGTCCAGAGAAAAACAGATTGGAAGGGAGTAGATGGTTTAGCAAAATATGTATTTCCTACAGTAAACCAACCTATCCATTTCCCTAAGGCAGCAAGCCTCTGTTATCTGTACACCCTCATTAAATAGTCTCATTAAATAGAACACCAAATATACACATTTACAGTTATTAAATAAGCCACAGGACTCCTATCTACAGCCACATTCAGAGACCGCCATGCCTTCATATTTAAACTTATAGGTGACAACGCCTTTGTCTAAGTAGAGAATGGAGATGGGTTCTAGCTTGGTGGGCACGCAGCAGGCTTTGGAAGCTTTCTGGGAATTCTTGAGGTGGACCAGGGCTTGAATAATTGCATGCTTTGTGGGTGTGAGATGCTCTGCCAGGGGGTAGTTACAAACACCGCGGCATTCATAGGCTTCGTATCCCGGGGGAGCGATGATCCAGGAGTCCCAGCCAATCTCCTTGAAGTCAATGTAGAGCGGGGTCCTCTTGCAGTAGTTTCCTTTGGCGTTCCTTCTGATTCGGGCAGTGGAATCATAGATGATGTTCGACCTCATCTGCAGCAAAGCCTCTTCCCCAGGTCCACTGGAGAAACCATCCAGGTCCAGGTTATCCAACTCTGGAATTTGCTCATGGGCGATCATTTCATTCAATTCCTCCTTCCGCTCCTTGTCACTGCTTTGGTCATCAGAAAACACAACAAGCAAAGGGTCATGCTTATTCTGGGCACTGGTGTCTATTTCCAGCTGCCCCCTTCTGGCGTCTTCAATTTGGTCATGTCTGCTCTCAATGTGGACCTCCAGCTGATGGGTGGATGAGCCTGACTTTTGCCAGCGTCTGATGGCATCTGTGACATCGAATGTCTCCCACTCGCTGTTGGTTCCATAGATCTCCCCTGACACTAGGACCAGCATATTTCTTTCAGCCTCATTTTCCCCTTCACTCTCCAGTACTTCAAAAATGGTAATTTTCCGGTCCACTCCATCATATATCATGCGATCTCTTTGCACCAGCGTGTACAACCTGAGTTCAGCCATGATGACCTCTTCATGGTGAGGGATGGACACGTTGAAGAGGAGAGGGTATTTTCGGAGCCCATTAAAACTGGCAGGTTGAGAAAacagatctgaaaaaaaaatgggatttgCAAAAATCAGAATTGCAATGTGTTTCATAGAAAAACAGATGTTTATTTACGTCATAAGAGGGCCTGTCCATGCAGGAAGTTTGATATAGAGTAAACAAGCagaaaagatcaatgaaaatgaaaagaatgttaATATTCTGTAACACAGAAAATACCAAAAGGTCAATGACAGAATGCTTAACTGAGTTGAGAATGCAGAACTAACACAGAAAATGACTGCCAAACGGATGGGAGAACTCTCACCCAGCCTTCCTGAAGTAGCTTACCCTCCTCCAATTACAGAACTGGAAGAGACTTTGGAGAGTGCATAGAAGAGACCTCTAATTTTCTAACCAGTAAAGAGCCATCGAATGGGGTATGTGGTGAATGTTCTTAGAGTTTCTCACAGAGTTGGAGATCTGGTCTTCCAATTTGGCACTGGTCTTCCTGAGAGATCTTCATCTAGACTTGGGGTTGGTAAACTCTGGCCCATGGACCAAATTGGGCCTGTTacctgtttttgaaaataaagttttattggaacacagtttCACCCATTTATTTCTCCATTGTCTATAGCTAAGGGCAGAGTTAGACAGTCTCAACAGAGAACATATGGTCTACAAAGACTAAAATATTAACTATCTCTGGCCCTTTGCAGAAAAAGTTGTTGACTCTGGCTCTAGTCAACAAAGCCTAAGAAAGTCAATAACAACAGCCATAAACCAAGGAGCCACAGCAGTTGATTTTGTGATCCTCTACAAGGAAGAGTGGGAGAAGATAGATCTTGAGGGCAGATGTATTTCCTTAGTCTCGTATCTCTAGTACCTTGCATGGAGTTCAGCATGCATACAAATCACTCAAGAATCTatatgaaatactttttaaaggttCCTTTAGTCATAGAAGCACACCTCCAAACACTATCACGTTGACCTCCTATCTGAGAATTTTACAGCGAGCCCACAGCTCCTGAATACTTGACTTAGGTAATATATGTCTGTAAGGAATGCCTGAGGACATTGGTCATCAGACTATCAAAGGATTCCACAACATCAAAAATGCTAAGGACCACCAATTGAGGGACTCTCTATCATCTTTGATAACATTCCCCCAGTTTATACCTAGCTCATGATTTCAGTGGAATCCCTACCAGATTATATTCTTGTCATACTTTAACTTCATATAACTAATTTATACTGTCTCTTAAAAGAGATAGTAAAAGATAATCATGTGGagattttaaaatctacattaataaaaatatataatgattttTCATGTGCTTCACAACTTGCGCTGGGTACCACCCAAAATTACCAGTGGGAAATACAGACCTATGGAATGAATTTCAACTCACTGGCATGACTGTCAAGACCAGATTT is from Sciurus carolinensis chromosome 13, mSciCar1.2, whole genome shotgun sequence and encodes:
- the Bmp10 gene encoding bone morphogenetic protein 10; translation: MDSLVLWLCAVFCLVAHSVSGSPILGLEQSPLEEDMPFFDDVFSEQDGVDFNTLLQSMKDEFLKTLNLSDIPMQDSAKVDPPEYMLELYNKFATDRTSMPSANIIRSFKNEDLFSQPASFNGLRKYPLLFNVSIPHHEEVIMAELRLYTLVQRDRMIYDGVDRKITIFEVLESEGENEAERNMLVLVSGEIYGTNSEWETFDVTDAIRRWQKSGSSTHQLEVHIESRHDQIEDARRGQLEIDTSAQNKHDPLLVVFSDDQSSDKERKEELNEMIAHEQIPELDNLDLDGFSSGPGEEALLQMRSNIIYDSTARIRRNAKGNYCKRTPLYIDFKEIGWDSWIIAPPGYEAYECRGVCNYPLAEHLTPTKHAIIQALVHLKNSQKASKACCVPTKLEPISILYLDKGVVTYKFKYEGMAVSECGCR